In one window of Microcaecilia unicolor chromosome 9, aMicUni1.1, whole genome shotgun sequence DNA:
- the GJD2 gene encoding gap junction delta-2 protein, whose product MGEWTILERLLEAAVQQHSTMIGRILLTVVVIFRILIVAIVGETVYEDEQTMFVCNTLQPGCNQACYDKAFPISHIRYWVFQIIMVCTPSLCFITYSLHQSAKQQKRRYSTVFLSLDRDHDYTKRNNSKKIKNNFVNGVLQNTENSTKEAEPDCLEVKNNPNPISRLSKSKMKCQEGISRFYIIQVVFRNALEIGFLVGQYFLYGFNVHSMFECDRYPCIKEVECYVSRPTEKTVFLLFMFAVSGLCVVLNLAELNHLGWRKIKMAVRGVQAKRKLIYEIKSKDQPRISVPNFGRALSNDSAYV is encoded by the coding sequence GATTCTGCTGACAGTGGTAGTAATTTTCAGAATATTGATTGTGGCCATTGTCGGTGAAACAGTTTACGAGGATGAACAAACCATGTTTGTGTGTAATACTCTGCAGCCAGGATGCAATCAGGCTTGTTATGACAAAGCATTTCCAATTTCTCACATAAGATACTGGGTGTTTCAGATCATCATGGTATGTACCCCTAGCCTGTGTTTTATAACATACTCTCTTCACCAGTCTGCCAAGCAACAGAAAAGAAGGTACTCTACTGTCTTCCTCAGCTTGGATCGAGATCATGACTACACAAAACGTAACAACAGCAAGAAGATTAAGAACAACTTTGTTAATGGGGTCCTCCAGAACACAGAGAACTCTACTAAGGAAGCTGAACCAGATTGCTTGGAAGTGAAAAACAACCCAAACCCAATCAGTAGGCTCAGCAAGTCCAAGATGAAATGCCAAGAAGGGATCTCCAGATTTTATATCATCCAGGTGGTCTTCAGAAATGCCTTGGAGATTGGATTCTTAGTGGGACAGTATTTTCTCTATGGGTTCAATGTACATTCTATGTTTGAATGTGACCGCTACCCTTGCATCAAGGAGGTAGAGTGTTATGTCTCCAGGCCAACAGAGAAGACTGTTTTCTTGTTGTTCATGTTTGCAGTTAGTGGACTCTGTGTGGTGCTCAATCTGGCAGAACTGAACCACCTGGGCTGGAGGAAAATCAAAATGGCTGTCAGGGGAGTACAGGCCAAAAGGAAATTAATCTATGAGATTAAAAGCAAGGACCAGCCCAGAATAAGTGTGCCCAATTTTGGCAGGGCTCTGTCAAATGACTCAGCTTACGTGTGA